The Brassica napus cultivar Da-Ae chromosome C7, Da-Ae, whole genome shotgun sequence genome has a segment encoding these proteins:
- the LOC106411343 gene encoding protein ALP1-like, which translates to MEVSAFPFPYLQDDECSHLLGLFQDMDSAPSGFEFENVGNDNTRKRPRKEEEEEVNGSDKAASGDILATLLLLDEEAKQQVKTMDGYYNHDVARPKRQRKAAVEETASPASDIASGSGSGPSHHRRLWVKERTTDWWDRVSRPDFPEEEFRREFRMSRPTFDLICEELDATVTKKNTMLRDAIPAPKRVAVCVWRLATGAPLRHVSERFGLGISTCHKLVIEVCRAIYDVMMPRYLHWPASDPEIQSTKRIFESIHKVPNVVGSIYTTHVPIIAPKVHVAAYFNKRHTERNQKTSYSITVQGVVNADGIFTDVCIGNPGSLTDDQILDKSSLSQQRAARGMLRDGWIVGNGGFPLTDWLLVPYARQNLTWTQHAFNESVGGIQKVAEEAFGRLKGRWACLQKRTEVKLQDLPYVLGACCVLHNICEMRKEEMAEGVKFEVFDDVTVPEINIRSVAASSARDQISHNLLHRGLAGTRAL; encoded by the coding sequence ATGGAAGTCTCTGCTTTCCCATTCCCATACCTACAAGACGACGAGTGTTCCCATCTCCTCGGCCTATTTCAAGACATGGACTCTGCTCCTTCTGGTTTCGAATTCGAAAATGTTGGTAACGACAACACTAGGAAACGCCcaagaaaggaagaagaagaagaagtgaatggtagtgataaggctgcaTCTGGAGATATACTCGCCACACTTCTGCTATTGGACGAGGAAGCTAAACAGCAAGTGAAGACAATGGATGGTTACTACAACCACGATGTTGCTCGTCCTAAACGACAGCGTAAAGCAGCGGTTGAGGAAACAGCCTCCCCTGCTTCGGACATCGCTAGCGGTTCCGGGTCTGGACCGAGTCATCACAGGAGGTTATGGGTGAAGGAACGTACGACGGACTGGTGGGACCGAGTAAGCCGGCCGGACTTCCCGGAGGAGGAGTTCCGGCGAGAGTTTCGGATGAGCAGACCGACGTTCGATCTGATATGCGAGGAGCTGGACGCGACGGTGACGAAGAAAAACACGATGCTCCGCGACGCGATACCAGCTCCCAAACGCGTCGCAGTCTGCGTCTGGCGTTTGGCAACAGGAGCTCCGCTTCGCCACGTGTCGGAGCGCTTCGGGTTAGGAATCTCCACGTGTCACAAGCTCGTCATCGAGGTCTGCCGGGCGATCTACGACGTCATGATGCCGAGGTATCTCCACTGGCCTGCGTCGGATCCCGAGATCCAATCGACGAAAAGAATATTCGAATCGATCCACAAAGTACCAAACGTCGTCGGATCGATATACACCACGCACGTTCCCATCATCGCTCCGAAAGTCCACGTGGCGGCTTATTTCAACAAGAGGCACACGGAGAGAAACCAGAAGACGTCGTACTCGATCACGGTCCAGGGGGTGGTCAACGCCGACGGGATCTTCACCGACGTCTGCATCGGGAACCCGGGGTCCCTCACCGACGACCAGATCCTCGATAAATCCTCGCTTTCGCAGCAGCGCGCGGCGCGTGGGATGCTACGCGACGGGTGGATCGTCGGGAACGGTGGCTTCCCGTTGACGGACTGGCTTCTGGTGCCGTACGCGAGGCAGAACCTGACGTGGACGCAGCACGCGTTCAACGAGAGCGTCGGAGGGATTCAGAAGGTGGCGGAGGAGGCGTTCGGGAGGTTGAAAGGGCGGTGGGCTTGTCTGCAGAAGAGGACGGAGGTTAAGCTGCAGGATCTTCCGTACGTGCTGGGTGCTTGCTGCGTGTTGCATAACATTTGTGAGATGAGGAAGGAGGAGATGGCGGAGGGGGTGAAGTTCGAGGTGTTTGATGATGTGACGGTGCCGGAGATTAATATTCGATCCGTGGCTGCGTCTAGCGCGAGGGATCAAATCTCTCATAATCTCTTGCATCGTGGCCTCGCCGGGACAAGGGCTCTGTAA